From the genome of Pungitius pungitius chromosome 21, fPunPun2.1, whole genome shotgun sequence, one region includes:
- the spag9b gene encoding C-Jun-amino-terminal kinase-interacting protein 4 isoform X3: MSPGCMLLFVFGFVGGAVVINSAVLVSLSVLLLVHYSVATGGLPALPALPALTSLPGARRKERPISMGIFQLPGTDGMTSDLQKEPVDTPSEPWRFNNLSHPRSNTSLKDELSGSTRGGSKSSTPTSHGSVSKSGTPVSSQGGASKPNTCMSSQGGTSQSNTPTSTNSASSQSTTPLSPHRGASAGRSPPSIVAGGPGSSAAALECSSSAVSVATLDELNEKLDGSGGKPGGSKNIPTVQEGQRSHQDSTFTLPKDGADHREKSEVQAIIESTPELDMDLDGFRGASTPTKGGIENLAFDRNTDSLFAELSSAGNDLIGDMDEGADMLGMGREVEHLIHENAQLLETKNALNVVKNDLIAQMDELSCEKEALRGELNAVTQAKSRLEDKNKDLEDELKKIRAELEDAKQKVKNDNEDDSDVPTAQRKRFTRVEMARVLMERNQYKERLMELQEAVRWTEMIRASKENPGLPEKKKSSLWQFFSRLFSSSGGAAKKPALEAPVNVKYNAPTSQVQPSVKKRSTTLQQLPSDKSKAFDFLNEEVAADGVVSRREQKRAQYKQVKAHVQKEDGRVQAYGWSLPKKHKANGSQTESKVKNLPVPVFLRPLDEKDASMKLWCAAGVNLSGGKTRDGGSIVGASVFYSDVPGPESPTKKMGSQTSLDKLDRDLKEQQKELRQHDELSSLVWICTSTESTTTAVVIDANQAGNILESFFVCKSHVLCIASVPGARETDYPAGEEVAPSSETGPARDGGSPAGDDGSPRGEGVLGGITVVGCEAEGAAAVPQTAGEDGESESRPAEEATEATEASAGPADQKESLRGAYTEHVFTDPLRAQPTAEAPANYSQRECDLLKDGVSSNPNAEEEEEEDLMREEAQKMSSVLPTMWLGAQNGCVYVHSSVAQWRKCLHSIKLKDSVLGIVHVKGRVLVGLSDGTLAIFHRGVDGEWDLTNYHLLDLGRPHHSIRCMTVVHDKVWCGYRNKIYVVQPKAMKIEKSFDAHPRKESQVRQLAWDGDGIWVSIRLDSTLRLFHAHTFQHLQDVDIEPYVSKMLGTGKLGFSFVRITALMVSSNRLWIGTGNGVIISIPLTETANKVTKAAASNHPGSVVRVYGDDSSDKVTAGTFVPYCSMAHAQLCFHGHRDAVKFFTAVPGHAVPSASCRVEAAGDRTTDAATQDGTKSMLVMSGGEGYIDFRMGDEDAEESEQPPLKLQPLAAKAERSHLIVWQVLASED; this comes from the exons GATGAATTATCCGGTTCCACCCGCGGAGGCTCCAAGTCCAGTACTCCGACCAGCCACGGAAGTGTCTCCAAAAGTGGAACTCCCGTGTCCTCACAAGGTGGAGCCTCCAAACCCAACACCTGCATGTCCTCTCAGGGTGGTACCTCTCAGTCAAACACCCCCACGTCTACAAACAGTGCTAGCTCACAGTCCACCACGCCGCTGTCTCCTCACCGCGGAGCGTCCGCGGGGAGGAGTCCGCCGTCCATCGTGGCCGGAGGGCCCGGCTCTTCCGCTGCTGCCTTGGAGTGCTCCTCTTCTGCGGTCTCCGTGGCAACATTGGACGAGCTCAACGAGAAGCTGGACGGGAGCGGGGGAAAGCCGGGGGGCAGTAAAAACATCCCGACAGTGCAAGAGGGACAGCGCAGTCATCAGGACTCTACTTTTACACTCCCGAAAG ATGGAGCAGACCACCGGGAGAAGTCTGAGGTGcaggccatcatcgagtccaccCCTGAGCTGGATATGGACCTCGATGGCTTTAGAGGAGCAAG CACGCCGACTAAAGGCGGCATAGAAAACCTGGCGTTCGACCGCAACACCGACTCTCTGTTTGCAGAGCTGTCGTCTGCAGGCAACGACCTGATAGGAGACATGGACGAAGGAGCCGACATGCTGG GTATGGGTCGGGAAGTCGAACATCTCATCCACGAGAACGCCCAGCTGCTGGAGACCAA aAACGCTTTGAACGTGGTGAAAAATGACCTCATCGCCCAAATGGATGAGCTGTCTTGTGAGAAGGAGGCGCTGCGAGGTGAGCTGAATGCTGTCACTCAGGCCAAGTCCAGACTGGAGGACAAGAACAAAGACTTGGAGGACGAACTGAAGAA GATTCGAGCAGAGCTTGAGGACGCCAAACAGAAGGTCAAGAATGACAACGAGGATGAC AGCGACGTGCCCACAGCACAGAGGAAGCGCTTCACCAGGGTGGAGATGGCCAGGGTCCTGATGGAGAGGAACCAGTACAAGGAGAGGCtgatggagctgcaggaggcggTCAGATGGACAGAGATGATCCG GGCTTCAAAGGAGAACCCAGGtcttccagagaagaagaaatccaGCCTTTGGCAGTT TTTCAGCCGTTTGTTTAGCTCGTCGGGCGGGGCGGCCAAGAAGCCGGCGTTGGAGGCCCCGGTGAACGTCAAGTACAATGCGCCCACCTCCCAGGTCCAGCCGTCAGTCAAGAAGAGGAGCACcaccctgcagcagctgccCAGTGACAAGAGCAAAGCCTTTGATTTCCTCAACGAGGA AGTGGCAGCCGATGGCGTGGTGTCCAGGCGGGAGCAGAAGAGGGCCCAGTACAAGCAGGTCAAGGCCCACGTCCAGAAGGAGGACGGCAGAGTGCAGGCTTACGGCTGGAGTCTGCCCAAGAAACACAAA gCTAACGGCAGTCAGACGGAGAGCAAGGTGAAGAATCTACCTGTTCCCGTCTTCCTCAGACCCCTGGATGAGAAAGATGCTTCTATGAAG CTGTGGTGTGCTGCGGGTGTGAACCTCTCCGGAGGTAAAACCAGAGACGGAGGTTCCATCGTAGGGGCCAGCGTGTTCTACAGTGACGTGCCTGGACCAGAGAGCCCGACAAAGAAAATGGGATCTCAGACCAGCCTGGATAAACTGGATCGGGACctcaag gagcagcagaaggagctgCGGCAGCACGACGAGTTGTCGTCGCTGGTTTGGATCTGCACGAGCACCGAGTCAACCACCACAGCCGTCGTCATCGACGCCAACCAGGCTGGAAACATCCTGGAGAGCTTCTTTGTGTGCAAATCCCACGTGCTGTGCATCGCCAGTGTTCCAG gtGCTAGAGAGACGGACTACCCGGCTGGCGAGGAAGTGGCCCCGAGCAGCGAGACGGGACCGGCGCGGGACGGCGGCTCGCCGGCGGGCGACGACGGCTCGCCGCGTGGGGAGGGCGTGCTGGGAGGCATCACCGTTGTGGGCTGCGAAGCTGAGGGAGCAGCAGCTGTTCCTCAGACCGCAGGAGAAGACGGAGAAAGTG AATCCCGGCCGGCAGAAGAAGCCACAGAGGCGACCGAGGCCAGCGCCGGGCCTGCCGACCAAAAAGAGAGCCTGAGGGGAGCCTACACCGAGCACGTCTTCACCGATCCACTGAGAGCTCAGCCGACAGCAGAGGCTCCGGCCAACTACTCTCAGAG GGAGTGCGATCTGTTGAAAGACGGCGTGAGTTCGAACCCcaacgcggaggaggaggaggaggaggacctgatGAGGGAAGAGGCTCAGAAGATGAGCAGTGTGCTGCCCACCATGTGGCTGGGAGCACAAAACGGATG TGTGTACGTCCACTCCTCCGTGGCCCAATGGAGGAAGTGTCTCCACTCGATAAAGCTGAAGGACTCTGTGCTCGGTATAGT GCATGTGAAAGGCCGTGTCCTGGTGGGTCTCTCTGATGGCACTTTAGCCATTTTCCACAGAGGAGTAG ACGGAGAGTGGGATCTGACCAACTACCATCTGTTAGACTTGGGCCGGCCACACCACTCCATCCGCTGCATGACTGTAGTACACGACAAAGTGTGGTGTGGCTACAGGAACAAGATCTACGTGGTGCAGCCCAAAGCCATGAAGATAGAG AAGTCCTTCGACGCCCACCCCCGTAAGGAAAGCCAGGTCCGACAGCTGGCCTGGGACGGGGACGGCATCTGGGTGTCGATCCGACTGGACTCCACCCTCAGGCTTTTCCACGCTCACACCTTCCAGCACCTTCAGGACGTGGACATCGAGCCCTACGTCAGCAAGATGCTGGGTACGGGGAAACTGGGTTTCTCATTTGTGAGGATCACAGCGCTCATGGTGTCAAGCAACCGCCTGTGGATCGGCACGGGAAACGGAGTCATCATCTCCATCCCCTTAACGGAAA CGGCGAACAAAGTAACCAAGGCAGCGGCGAGCAACCATCCAGGAAGCGTGGTTCGTGTCTATGGCGACGACAGCAGTGACAAAGTGACTGCCGGGACATTTGTTCCGTACTGCTCCATGGCTCACGCTCAGCTCTGTTTCCATGGTCACAGAGATGCTGTCAAGTTCTTCACCGCCGTCCCGG GTCACGCAGTTCCCTCTGCGTCGTGCAGAGTGGAGGCGGCCGGCGACAGGACGACAGACGCCGCAACTCAGGACGGAACCAAGTCCATGCTGGTGATGAGTGGAGGAGAAGGCTACATCGACTTCAGGATGG GTGACGAGGATGCGGAGGAGAGCGAGCAGCCCCCCTTGAAGCTGCAGCCCCTTGCGGCTAAAGCCGAGCGCAGCCACCTCATCGTCTGGCAGGTCCTGGCCAGCGAGGACTGA